The Calothrix sp. PCC 7507 DNA segment TCAGATCGCAGGCTGCAACTCGCCTGCGTGAAGGAGGAATCGCTAGTAATTGCAGGTCAGCATACTGCAGTGAATTCGTTCCCGGGCCTTGTACACACCGCCCGTCACACCATGGAAGCTGGTCACGCCCGAAGTCGTTACCCCAACCTTTCGAGGAGGGGGATGCCTAAGGCAGGACTGGTGACTGGGGTGAAGTCGTAACAAGGTAGCCGTACCGGAAGGTGTGGCTGGATCACCTCCTTTTAGGGAGACCGAATCCACTCAAATGTCGAAAAACACACAGTTAAATAGATATTGAGTTGGTCATTCCTAGGTCGGTCGAGATTGGTTTACAGCTTTCAAAGTATTACTATCCCGGTCATTTAACCAGCTAAATTAAAGGAAAAAGTCAGCAACGTGGCTCAAAGCCAGACTGCTGGGAGAAACCTAGCCAGAACCTTGAAAACTGCATAGTAACGCGAAAAAGAAGCAGGCAGACGAATCTGAATGCTGAGTAGTGAGTACGAAGTGGAGAGAAAAAAACTTATTCACGGAGTATAAAAGTACCAGCAAGCAAGAAAAGTTTGCAGATGTCAATCAAAAGAATGAGTGGTCAAGCTAATAAGGGCTGACGGTGGATACCTAGGCACACAGAGGCGAAGAAGGACGTGGTTACCGACGAAATGCTCCGGGGAGTTGGAAGCAGACATTGATCCGGAGATATCCGAATGGGGCAACCCTAAATACTACCTGCTGAATATATAGGCAGGAAAGAGCCAACCCAGCGAACTGAAACATCTTAGTAGCTGGAGGAAGAGAAATCAAATAGAGATTCCCTAAGTAGTGGTGAGCGAAAGGGGAAGAGCCTAAACCAATTGGTTTACCGATTGGGGTTGTGGGACAGCGAGATCGAATCTAGCGGTTAGACGAAGCAGCTAAATACTGCACCAGAGAAGGTGAAAGTCCTGTAGTCGAAAACTTTATAGATAGTAGCTGAATCCCGAGTAGCATGGGGCACGAGGAATCCCATGTGAATCAGCGAGGACCACCTCGTAAGGCTAAATACTACTGTGTGACCGATAGTGAACCAGTACCGCGAGGGAAAGGTGAAAAGAACCCCGGAAGGGGAGTGAAATAGAACATGAAACCGTCAGCCTACAAGCAGTGGAAGTCCGATTAAACGGATGACCGCGTGCCTGTTGAAGAATGAGCCGGCGACTTATAGGCACTGGTAGGTTAAGGCGAGAATGCCGGAGCCAAAGGGAAACCGAGTCTGAAAAGGGCGATAATCAGTGTTTATAGACCCGAACCCTGGTGATCTAACCATGGCCAGGATGAAGCTTGGGTAACACCAAGTGGAGGTCCGAACCGACCGATGTTGAAAAATCGGCGGATGAGCTGTGGTTAGGGGTGAAATGCCAATCGAACCAGGAGCTAGCTGGTTCTCCCCGAAATGTGTTGAGGCGCAGCGGTAACGATTATATCTGGGGGGTAAAGCACTGTTTCGGTGCGGGCTGGGAGACCGGTACCAAATCGAGACAAACTCAGAATACCCAGAGCACACGTTGCCAGTGAGACAGTGGGGGATAAGCTTCATTGTCAAGAGGGAAACAGCCCAGACCACCAGCTAAGGTCCCCAAATCATCGCTAAGTGATAAAGGAGGTGAGAGTGCACAGACAACTAGGAGGTTTGCCTAGAAGCAGCCACCCTTGAAAGAGTGCGTAATAGCTCACTAGTCAAGCGCTCTCGCGCCGAAAATGAACGGGGCTAAGCGATGTACCGAAGCTGTGGGATTTGTCTATCGATAAATCGGTAGGGGAGCGTTCCGTCGTAGGTAGAAGCAGTAGCGGCGAGCAGCTGTGGACGAAACGGAAGTGAGAATGTCGGCTTGAGTAGCGCAAATGTATGTGAGAATCATACACCCCGAAACCCTAAGGGTTCCTCCGCCAGGTTCGTCCTCGGAGGGTTAGTCGGGTCCTAAGGCGAGGTCGAAAGGCGTAGTCGATGGATACAGGGTGAATAATCCCTGACTATTATGTTGGAGCATGTAATGGGACGCATGAAAGATAGCCATACCCTGATTGGTTTGGGAGGAGTTTACGAACTCCGAGTGGCGAAGGATAGTGCCAAGAAAAGCAGTACATGTGGTGAAGGCATAGTACCCGTACCCGAAACCGACACAGGTAGGGAGGTTGAGAATACCAAGGGGCGCGAGATAACTCTCTCTAAGGAACTCGGCAAAATGGCCCCGTAACTTCGGAAGAAGGGGTGCCCACCTCAGACGTGGGTCGCAGTGAAGAGATCCAGGCGACTGTTTACCAAAAACACAGGTCTCCGCAAACTCGTAAGAGGACGTATGGGGGCTGACGCCTGCCCAGTGCCGGAAGGTTAAGGAAGTTGGTCAGGAGCAATCTAAAGCTAGCGACCGAAGCCCCGGTGAACGGCGGCCGTAACTATAACGGTCCTAAGGTAGCGAAATTCCTTGTCGGGTAAGTTCCGACCCGCACGAAAGGCGTAACGATCTGGATGGTGTCTCAGAGAGAGACTCGGCGAAATAGGAATGTCTGTGAAGATACGGACTGCCTGCACCTGGACAGAAAGACCCTATGAAGCTTTACTGTAGCCTGGAATTGTGTTCGGGCTTCGCTTGCGCAGGATAGGTGGGAAGCGAAGAAGTTGTCCTTGTGGGGACAATGGAGCTAACGGTGAGATACCACTCTGGCGAAGCTAGAATTCTAACCTCAAACCGTAAGCCGGTTTAGGAACAGTTTCAGGTGGGCAGTTTGACTGGGGCGGTCGCCTCCTAAAAGGTAACGGAGGCGCGCAAAGGTTCCCTCAGCACGCTTGGAAACCGTGCGACGAGTGTAAAGGCATAAAGGGAGCTTGACTGCAAGACTGACAAGTCGAGCAGGTACGAAAGTAGGCCTTAGTGATCCGACGGCGCAGAGTGGAATGGCCGTCGCTCAACGGATAAAAGTTACTCTAGGGATAACAGGCTGATCTCCCCCAAGAGTCCACATCGACGGGGAGGTTTGGCACCTCGATGTCGGCTCATCGCAACCTGGGGCGGAAGTACGTCCCAAGGGTTGGGCTGTTCGCCCATTAAAGCGGTACGTGAGCTGGGTTCAGAACGTCGTGAGACAGTTCGGTCCATATCCGGTGCAGGCGTAAGAGCATTGAGAGGAGCCTTCCTTAGTACGAGAGGACCGGGAAGGACGCACCGCTGGTGTACCAGTTATCGTACCAACGGTAAACGCTGGGTAGCCAAGTGCGGAGCGGATAACCGCTGAAAGCATCTAAGTGGGAAGCCCACCTCAAGATGAGTGCTCTCACTACGTGAGTAGGTAAGGTCACGGGCAGAACACCCGTTCTTAGGCGGTAGGTGGAAGTGCAGTAATGTATGTAGCCGAGCCGTGCTAACAGACCGAGGGCTTGACCTCTTACCACATTTGATTGATATTTTCGCGTTGCTTGCAGTCTTCAGGGTTTTGTCAGTGCTGAGTTGACAGTCCTGAGTCCTGAGTTAAATCAATACATACTCAGTACTCAGCACTCAGTACTCATGACTCTACAGGTTTTCCTGGTGTCTATGGCGCGGTGGAACCACGCTGATCCCTTCCCGAACTCAGAGGTGAAACGCTGCTGCGGCCACGATAGTTAGAGGGTAGCCTCTCGCCAAAATAGCTCGATGCCAGGTTTAATTTTACAAAAGCCCTCTCTATGCAAATAGAGCGGGCTTTTGCTCATTCTGTATTTAGATTAGCAGGAATATTCATTAATATCTAGTATGTTTGAATAGCTATTGAGCGATCGCTATAGTCAACCTGCTCAAAAGTAATATTCTATGCCATACATCTAGGCATTTATCCATAAGGGGATGTATACTAACTAGTGCTGATATGCCATGCTCTCCCAAACTAATAGGGGGCTTTATTTTTGTGATTGTATTTGGCAACTATGTATTTTTACTCGTAAAATCTAACACAAGGAGGAGTCTACAAGAATATCAGCTTAAATTGATAAGTCCTTAATAATTCAGGGTTGAACAGCTATCATTAGATATCAAATGGCAGACCGGATAATGGCAGATAGGATAAATGATATCGCTTGGCAAGCTCACCAAGGCAGCGTTGCAGCAATTATTCAACTATTGAATGAAAAGCTAGCCAAGTCTGGAGTCAGAACCAGAGCCATGTTTTCTGATAGTGTCTTACAAATTCTCTGTGAGGCATCTAAAGCAGAGCAACTTGAGCAATCTACCTTAGTCTTAGAAATCCAACAAATTCTGGAGTCAATCGCACCACGCAATATTCGTCGTGTTAATATCAACAGTCGAATTGTCCGGGAACAGCAATTACTATGGTTGACGGAAATTGACCGTGATCGCCAAAATCAATTGCTTTGGTCAGAGGAAATTATATTAGCTCAACCAAATATTTTCAAACAACTAATTCAGGATTTCACAGAAGTCCAAACTGAAGTAGGAAAATCAATTTTACCTAAAACCCAATCTTTGCTTACTAATAAAGATAGGCTGAGAAATTCACCCAAAACAAGGATACAAGCGGTATCAGGTTTATTCTTGCTTTTTTTGCTTGTTTGGCTTGTTTCTACCCTGTTAGGTAATCAACTAAAAAACCCATTACAACTAAAAACTTCCGCAACTTCAAGTACAGAAAATACGAACGCAATTAAACCAGAAGTACCTAATCGCATAGATGACAAAAGTTTTTCAGATCCATCTGATGACCTATTTGCAGCATCTGTGCGAATAGCCAATCAGGCTACTGTATATGGTAAGACAGCCACAAGTTCAACTCAGTTGTTAGAACTAGCTGCCAAGTGGCAACGGGCTTCAGATTTGATGGGTGCAGTACCTCCAAGTCATCACCGTTATCAGGAAGCGAAGATTCGTACTCGACTTTACAAGAAATATAGTGAAGCGGCACAGAAAGAAGCAGAGAAGATTAAAATCGAAGGCTGAAGTATGTAGCCCGTTTATAAAGTAAATCTTCGGTAGTAGTGTGGTAATGCCAGCTATTACTGATTAACATTGATAAGCTAATCGGCATTTAAGTTGCATATTTCGTCTTTTAGACTGTCAACCGTCAACAAAGAAAAATTATTGATTATGCAATGAATAAGCGTCTTAGCTTATCATTTGTGTCAATTATCGATAAGTTCTGCTGCTTCGTCTAAAAGCTGTTTTTGTTCCTTTTGAATTGCTTCTAAGCGCTGAGAAATTTCTGCCAAGCGTTGCTGTTTATCTTGATAAATTGGTTGAGAATTTTCAGTTAGTAAAACTTTAACATTATCCGTTGCTTGGACACCTGTGATTCTTTGCACGGCTAAACTACTAAGCTTGCTTAAAGAAAGAAAGCTAACTTGAATTAAAGTCTGAAGTAATTTTATAGGGACTTTAAGTATTGACCAACTAGCAGTTTCAATCAAGCGCATAATTGCTTTAATGATGCTCCAGATTAAAGCCAGCATAAAAAGCAGAATCACAAAACTGATAATTGGATGATTTGCTGCCCAACCTAGTATTTGAAATAATCTGAAAAATAGAGGATGTTGTGCCAGCCAATCATTGATTGAAGAAGCGATCGCTGCTTGCAATGCTACTGATGTTGTATTTTTAATTTGCTCGGCAGTTTGCAAACTTTCTGATAAAGAATCTTTAGCTTGCTCCAGGGTTGTAGCAGCTGAATCAATTGCTTTATCGGTAGCTTGAGTTGCAGTTTCTTTTAAAGACTTTCCAACTTGCTGCGCGGAATTAGTTAAAGATTGAACACTGGCGTTGACCAAATCTTTTGTTTGTTGCCAACGTTGCAAAACTTTGTCAGGCAAATGTATATCTATTTGATATGCCATAGAACGTTTCACTGGGGATAAAACCGAACACACAACCCATCTACATTAGGGTTTTGGGATTAGTACCCTTTGCTACGCAACGCTGCGGCGAACGGGAACGCCGAGGGCGAACGATCGCAATGACAACTGTTTAATCGGACATGATATAACTACCTCTCGATGGCAACATCAGGTAGACGACTCCACTCATTCCAAGAGCCATCGTAATTCCGAACATTTGGATAGCCTAATAAATACTTTAAGACAAACCAGGTATATCCAGAACGCCCACCGATCGCACAATAGGGAAACACTTCTTTATCCGGTGTAATGCCCTGACTATGATACAGATTTTTCAATTCGGGGAATGATTTAAAAGTTCCATCTTCATTGAGAGTTAAGAGATGCTCAACATGCACAGCACCTGGAATATGTCCAGTCTGTTCGCCTGTTTTTGGTGGCTGATCGAAAAACCACTCACCACGGTATTCTTGAAGTGTGCGGACATCCAACAACACGCTATCGTTTCGAGCGATCGCTGTTTGAACTTCGTTATGTAATACTCTCAAACTAGCATCAATAGCTCTAGCATGGTAATCAGTCACGGGAAAAGTGGACAACTCCGTTGCTAATAGGCGATTTTCTGACTTCCATTTTTGGTAGCCGCCATTGAGAACTCGTACATTCTCATGTCCAAAGACTTTTAACAACCAGAAAATCCAGGCTCCGGTTCCGGGATAACTGCCATAGGCAATCACTGTTGTGTTATTGGTGATGCCTGAGCGTGCCATTAGCTTCTCAAAAGCTCGAGCATCTAAATTTATCTTTAAATCGGGCAATAGCAAGTCTGTAAAAATGTTCCAGGAAACTGCTCCAGGTATATGAGCATTTTTGTATGGTTCTGGACTGATATCCACTTCAATAATGCGGACATTTGGATCATTAAGATGATTTACCAGCCAATGAGTATCAACGAGAACAGATGGATGAGCGTATTGAGACACGGGAATTTCTCCTGTAATCAAGTTAAAAGATGGGATTTAGTCTTGGTTGTGGGGGGAAAATATGATGTGCGATGTGCGATGAACTAGGGTTGTGGAAATAGAAAATAAGGAAAAGCCAATGAGTGGGTGGAATACTGCTAGAGGAAAAGCAGTCTGCAGGTGAATTGTGAGAAATTGCAGTCCCAGCAGCACGGGAATGCTTGCTGTCAGGCTCTGGACTCTTCGAGGAAAGGGCATCAAAAACACCCATAGCAACAAAATTATGGAAAGTCCGCTGTATCCTCGCACGAGGCAAATATGTAGTTTCCACCAATCAGAGTTGTAAAAGTAAGCCATTCCCACGCTGAATATTTGGATTACTAAACAGAGATTGAAAAACACTACTGCTATGAAAAAACTAATTTGTATCCAGCGTCTGGATATCTGTGTGTCATCAATGCCAGAATTTACAGTCATAGTAAAGTAAGTAACTGGGCGTGAATAATTATCGCTGGGAATAGGCAATAGGCAATAAGCAGAAGGGTTTGAGCCTTATTTACTTTTCTTCATATGGTTTGCTTTTATTGTGCCGACTTACTTAGTCCAAAAAAGCAACCACAGCAACACAATCGGGGGAGGGCAGGAAACCCAGGCAGAGGGCAGGAAAACCCTGCCCCTACAGGCTTTGCGATTTGAAAAATGCTATATTCCCTATTGCCTGCCCAAAGGGCTTAGTGACTAAAACTAAGATAGGTCTGGTTGCTATACTGAGCCTAGACCTCGAACGGGTACACTTTGCCAATCATGATTGCTTTACAAGCGCTATTTCATGGAATTGCTCAAGCTAAAGATGAACAGACATTGCGATCGCATATATCCACAGAATTGAGTGAGTATTTTTCAGCTACACGATGTGGTCTATTTTTATTTACTCAAATTTCTTTAGTTGACAGCAAAATCCAAAAAGCCCTGCGACTTGCATTATCACCCGAACACAATCCAGTTGCACGCTACTTGATAGAACGCCATGCCCCTGTTCATGAAGCTTTGGTAGTGGAACCTAAGACATGGCAGTTGATTTGTCCTCGTGCTGATCACCGCCACGTGATGGCAGGGCCAATTGTCAGTAATGGTGAGTTAGTGGGTGTGATAGGTTTTACCCGTGAGCAAGGGATGCCTGCATTCGACTCACAAAACCTCACAGATTTGAGTGCGCTTTGTTTGCACATTTCTAGTTGGGTGGCAATGGGACGAGCGCCACAACTACTATTACAGACAGAGCGTTTAACGCCTCGGGAAATGCAAATTGCTTCTTTGGTAGCTCAAGGACAAACCAATGCAGAAATTGGTACTGAACTTTGGATTACTGAAAACTCTGTCAAGCAAGCCTTAAAAAGGATGTTTCGCAAGCTTGAGGTTTCATCTCGCGCTCAGATGGTTGCAAAGCTGGCTGCAGTTGCAAAATAAAAAGTCGATAGACCTCTGATTCCAATTTATTTTAGAGCCATACAAGCAATAAAAGTAGGCGGGGAAACCCACCTATGTCAACTTGAGCTACAACGCTTACCCGACAACGTTTTACCCCACCCCTCAATCCCCTCCCTGATGCCTTGGGGAGGGGAGGTTTTGGCTTTAGACAAAACCGGGGTGGGGTGACGCGAAGAGTGATGGTAAGTGATTTAATTCAAAATCACATTTTGACAAGGGTTTCACGTTAAGTTGACACTAATGGGATAAACCCCGCCCCTTGTATGTCTAATTGAACAAGTCTAAATCTGTCACTGCACCAACGCTGCTAGAGGATACTAATTTGGCATATTTCGCCAGTACGCCTTGGGTGTAGCGTGGTGCGGGAGGTTGCCAGTTGGCACGACGACGGGCTAATTCTTCGTCGGATATGTTCAACTGCAGTCGGCGAGATGGAGCATCGATAGTGATACTATCGCCTTCTTGAATAAGAGCGATCGCACCCCCAACAGCTGCTTCTGGTGCAACATGTCCAACCACCATACCGTAAGTACCGCCAGAAAACCGCCCGTCGGTAATTAACCCTACCGCATCACCTAAACCAGCACCAATAATGGCTGAGGTGGGGGCTAACATTTCCCGCATCCCGGGGCCGCCTTTTGGCCCTTCGTAGCGAATCACCAGAATATCACCTGCTTGAATTTTCCCTGCTAAAATTGCATCTAAAGAGGCTTCTTCAGATTCAAACACCCGTGCAGGCCCAGTGATTACTGGCTTCTTCACCCCGGTAATTTTAGCTACAGCCCCTTCTATTGCTAAATTACCTCTGAGAATAGCCAAGTGCCCTTGAGCATACATGGGGTTATCCCAGGGGCGGATGACATCTTGATCGGCGCGTGGTTCTGCGGGGATGTCTGCCAAAACTTCAGCTATGGTTTCACCGCTGATGGTGAGAGCATCTCCGTGTAATAAACCATGTGCCAAGAGCATTTTCATTACTTGGGGAATGCCGCCAGCTTTGTGTAAGTCTGTCGCTACATACTTACCGCTGGGTTTTAAATCACATAAAACTGGGACACGGGCACGGATAGTTTCAAAGTCATCTAGAGCTAGTTCTACACCAGCCGCATGGGCGATCGCTAAAAAGTGTAATACGCCATTGGTCGAACCACCCACAGCCATAATTACAGAAATGGCATTTTCGATAGATTTGCGAGTTATAATGTGGCGGGGTAATATTTGCTTACGAATAGCTTCGACTAAAACAAACGCCGATTGTTCTGTGCTATCGGCTTTTTCGGCATCTTCTGCAGCCATTGTGGAAGAATAGGGTAAACTCATTCCCATTGCTTCAAAAGCTGACGACATGGTATTGGCTGTAAACATTCCACCACAAGAACCAGCACCAGGACAAGCTAGACTTTCAACTGCTAATAGTTCCTTGTCGTCAATTTTTCCCGCGCTGTATTGACCTACCGCTTCAAAAGAACTGACGACTGTTAAATCTTTGCCGTTATAGTGTCCGGGTTTAATCGTGCCACCATAAACAAAGATAGCGGGGATATTCATCCGGGCGATCGCAATCATTGCCCCTGGCATATTTTTATCACAGCCGCCAATGGCCAGCACACCATCCATACTTTGCCCAGTACAGGCGGTTTCAATTGAATCTGCAATCACTTCTCGCGACACCAGGGAATATTTCATCCCCTCAGTACCCATTGAAATTCCATCGCTAATGGTAATTGTGCCAAACATTTGCGGCATCGCCCCGGCACTTTTAACACCAACTTCAGCCCTTTGTGCCAGTTGATTAATCCCCATATTGCAGGGGGTAATAGTGCTATAACCATTGGCAATACCCACAATGGCTTTAGTAAAATCTTCATCCTTAAAACCAACTGCACGCAGCATAGCCCGATTAGGCGATCGCTGCACCCCTTGCGTCACAACCTGGCTTTTTAAGTTCTCCGACATCTCTTTTCCTTCCGTGCCATCATCGC contains these protein-coding regions:
- a CDS encoding LuxR C-terminal-related transcriptional regulator, with the translated sequence MIALQALFHGIAQAKDEQTLRSHISTELSEYFSATRCGLFLFTQISLVDSKIQKALRLALSPEHNPVARYLIERHAPVHEALVVEPKTWQLICPRADHRHVMAGPIVSNGELVGVIGFTREQGMPAFDSQNLTDLSALCLHISSWVAMGRAPQLLLQTERLTPREMQIASLVAQGQTNAEIGTELWITENSVKQALKRMFRKLEVSSRAQMVAKLAAVAK
- a CDS encoding DUF6220 domain-containing protein is translated as MTVNSGIDDTQISRRWIQISFFIAVVFFNLCLVIQIFSVGMAYFYNSDWWKLHICLVRGYSGLSIILLLWVFLMPFPRRVQSLTASIPVLLGLQFLTIHLQTAFPLAVFHPLIGFSLFSISTTLVHRTSHIIFSPHNQD
- the ilvD gene encoding dihydroxy-acid dehydratase, whose translation is MSENLKSQVVTQGVQRSPNRAMLRAVGFKDEDFTKAIVGIANGYSTITPCNMGINQLAQRAEVGVKSAGAMPQMFGTITISDGISMGTEGMKYSLVSREVIADSIETACTGQSMDGVLAIGGCDKNMPGAMIAIARMNIPAIFVYGGTIKPGHYNGKDLTVVSSFEAVGQYSAGKIDDKELLAVESLACPGAGSCGGMFTANTMSSAFEAMGMSLPYSSTMAAEDAEKADSTEQSAFVLVEAIRKQILPRHIITRKSIENAISVIMAVGGSTNGVLHFLAIAHAAGVELALDDFETIRARVPVLCDLKPSGKYVATDLHKAGGIPQVMKMLLAHGLLHGDALTISGETIAEVLADIPAEPRADQDVIRPWDNPMYAQGHLAILRGNLAIEGAVAKITGVKKPVITGPARVFESEEASLDAILAGKIQAGDILVIRYEGPKGGPGMREMLAPTSAIIGAGLGDAVGLITDGRFSGGTYGMVVGHVAPEAAVGGAIALIQEGDSITIDAPSRRLQLNISDEELARRRANWQPPAPRYTQGVLAKYAKLVSSSSVGAVTDLDLFN
- a CDS encoding sulfurtransferase yields the protein MSQYAHPSVLVDTHWLVNHLNDPNVRIIEVDISPEPYKNAHIPGAVSWNIFTDLLLPDLKINLDARAFEKLMARSGITNNTTVIAYGSYPGTGAWIFWLLKVFGHENVRVLNGGYQKWKSENRLLATELSTFPVTDYHARAIDASLRVLHNEVQTAIARNDSVLLDVRTLQEYRGEWFFDQPPKTGEQTGHIPGAVHVEHLLTLNEDGTFKSFPELKNLYHSQGITPDKEVFPYCAIGGRSGYTWFVLKYLLGYPNVRNYDGSWNEWSRLPDVAIER